A window of the Pseudomonas gozinkensis genome harbors these coding sequences:
- a CDS encoding AraC family transcriptional regulator, producing MKQADASTSRMVQLMEALAPVEGYNLSALEGVRFLRSNRPLTRTPVLYDPGIVILCQGQKRGYLGDDVYVYDAQHYLVVSVPIPFTMETDASEAEPMLAIYMRLDFQVASELMQQVDDVHGPSDAQPKGMFASPMDDSLRASTLRFLEAMSIPGEAQILGPSLLREIYYRILTGEQGGSMRAALNRQGHFGKVTRAIRKIHSSYQERLDVEQLAREASMSVPSFHLHFRSVTDASPMQYLKSTRLHQARLLMLRNAMTASAAAFSVGYESASQFSREFKRFFGRTPQAEIEWMKATYALPAPTSASVYVSSH from the coding sequence ATGAAACAGGCCGACGCAAGTACTTCGCGCATGGTGCAGCTCATGGAAGCGCTGGCACCGGTCGAGGGCTACAACCTCAGTGCCTTGGAGGGCGTGCGTTTCTTGCGCTCGAACCGGCCACTGACCCGCACGCCGGTGCTGTACGACCCCGGCATCGTGATTCTCTGTCAGGGGCAGAAGCGCGGGTATCTGGGCGATGACGTCTACGTCTATGACGCCCAGCATTATCTGGTGGTGTCCGTTCCGATCCCCTTCACCATGGAGACCGATGCTTCCGAGGCCGAGCCAATGCTCGCGATCTATATGCGACTCGATTTCCAGGTGGCCAGCGAGTTGATGCAGCAAGTGGATGACGTCCACGGCCCGAGCGATGCTCAACCAAAAGGCATGTTCGCCTCGCCGATGGACGACAGCCTGCGCGCATCGACACTGCGCTTTCTCGAAGCCATGAGCATTCCGGGTGAAGCGCAGATATTGGGGCCGTCACTGTTGCGGGAAATCTATTACCGCATCCTGACCGGCGAGCAAGGCGGATCGATGCGCGCCGCACTCAATCGGCAAGGGCACTTCGGCAAGGTGACGCGGGCGATCCGCAAGATCCACAGCAGCTATCAGGAGCGCCTGGACGTCGAGCAATTGGCCCGCGAAGCGAGCATGAGCGTGCCCAGTTTTCACCTGCACTTTCGCAGTGTGACGGACGCCTCTCCCATGCAATATTTGAAGTCAACGCGCCTGCATCAGGCGCGCTTGTTGATGCTGCGCAATGCCATGACTGCGTCAGCGGCGGCGTTCAGTGTCGGCTATGAAAGTGCTTCGCAATTCAGCCGTGAGTTCAAACGCTTTTTCGGCCGAACACCGCAGGCGGAGATCGAGTGGATGAAGGCAACCTATGCGTTGCCTGCGCCGACGTCGGCCTCGGTCTATGTTTCGTCGCATTAG
- a CDS encoding PA1136 family autoinducer-binding transcriptional regulator, with the protein MSPAPAEALLRAALDIEAAPTLVAIQKAVRSFAGAYGYDRFVLFSATSASEDVVERIYWVEGDWFGDGIAVDAQTYVQRCPVTRHLLDTRESFFWSKVQEQSGELYRVVRVPSGPGVHGLQIPVFGPQGLEGAMSLGGEQIDASARVRLALGMLATVAFYSARRLLEAPLDETAGKLSTREREVLAWVAAGRRQADIAATLGLSGRTVENHLRSARRHLGVATTAQAIKIAIRKGEIKG; encoded by the coding sequence GTGAGCCCCGCACCTGCCGAAGCACTCTTGCGCGCCGCCCTCGATATCGAGGCGGCGCCGACGCTGGTGGCGATCCAAAAGGCTGTGCGCAGTTTCGCCGGGGCCTATGGCTACGATCGATTCGTTCTGTTCTCCGCCACCTCGGCGTCGGAGGACGTGGTCGAGCGCATTTACTGGGTGGAAGGCGACTGGTTTGGCGACGGCATCGCTGTCGACGCCCAGACCTACGTTCAGCGGTGCCCCGTGACCCGCCACCTGCTGGACACCCGCGAATCGTTCTTCTGGAGCAAGGTGCAGGAGCAGAGCGGCGAACTGTATCGGGTGGTTCGCGTGCCAAGCGGCCCGGGCGTGCATGGCTTGCAGATTCCAGTCTTCGGCCCGCAGGGGCTTGAAGGCGCCATGAGCCTGGGTGGCGAGCAGATCGATGCGTCGGCGCGGGTCCGTCTGGCGTTGGGCATGCTAGCCACCGTGGCGTTTTACTCTGCACGACGCTTGCTCGAAGCGCCGCTGGACGAGACGGCCGGAAAACTCTCGACCCGCGAGCGCGAAGTGCTGGCGTGGGTCGCTGCCGGTCGCCGGCAGGCCGACATCGCTGCCACCCTCGGTCTGTCCGGGCGCACGGTGGAAAATCACCTGCGTTCGGCCCGTCGGCATCTGGGCGTGGCAACCACCGCCCAGGCCATCAAGATTGCCATTCGCAAGGGTGAAATAAAGGGGTGA
- the hchA gene encoding glyoxalase III HchA: MATTQTDDKRPTPDPAEDNAFFPSPYSLSQFTSPKSDLGGAEYPNRYKGGRWKVLMIGADERYLLTDNGTMFSTGNHPVETLLPMYHLDKAGFGFDVATLSGNPVKFEFWAMPSEDAEVKGFYEQYRDQFKRPLKLSQVIEEALGEDSDYIGVFIPGGHGALIGLPESENVKKVLQWAVAKDKFVITLCHGPAALLAAGLGETKDSCIFNGYRICAFPDALDATTPDIGYMPGHLTWKFGEQLQALGVEITNQGISGATLQDRKLLTGDSPLAGNALGKLAAAALLKEVTSG, from the coding sequence ATGGCTACCACGCAGACTGACGACAAGCGCCCGACCCCCGATCCGGCGGAGGACAACGCGTTTTTCCCCTCGCCGTATTCCCTCAGCCAGTTCACTTCGCCCAAATCCGATCTCGGTGGTGCCGAGTACCCCAATCGCTACAAGGGCGGGCGCTGGAAGGTCCTGATGATCGGCGCGGACGAGCGCTATCTGTTGACCGACAACGGCACCATGTTCTCCACGGGCAATCACCCGGTTGAAACCTTGCTGCCGATGTATCACCTCGACAAGGCCGGTTTTGGCTTCGACGTCGCGACGCTGTCGGGCAATCCGGTCAAGTTCGAATTCTGGGCCATGCCCTCGGAAGACGCCGAAGTGAAAGGCTTCTATGAGCAATACCGCGATCAGTTCAAGCGCCCACTCAAGCTCTCGCAGGTGATCGAAGAAGCGCTGGGCGAGGACTCGGACTACATCGGTGTGTTCATTCCCGGCGGCCACGGTGCGTTGATCGGCCTGCCGGAAAGCGAGAACGTGAAGAAGGTCCTGCAATGGGCCGTCGCCAAGGACAAATTCGTCATCACCCTGTGCCACGGACCGGCGGCGCTGCTGGCGGCCGGCCTCGGTGAAACAAAAGATTCATGCATCTTCAATGGCTACCGGATCTGCGCGTTTCCCGATGCGCTGGACGCGACAACCCCTGACATCGGTTACATGCCCGGCCACCTGACCTGGAAGTTCGGCGAGCAGTTGCAGGCGCTCGGTGTGGAAATCACCAACCAGGGCATTTCCGGGGCCACGCTTCAGGATCGCAAGTTGCTGACCGGTGACAGTCCGCTCGCGGGCAATGCGCTGGGCAAACTGGCAGCGGCCGCGCTCCTGAAAGAGGTCACGTCGGGGTGA
- a CDS encoding MFS transporter: MSNSHTSQTTAPPLIVTDRDAVSSRRLPTRRRWFMLSLLLIATIINYIDRVNISIAAPFMAKDLGLDKIEMGLIFSAFAWTYALALVPAGFIADRFGSRFTYGVSLISWSTVTVFQGFATGFASLFGLRLAVGAMEAPAFPANSRAVTVWFPARERGMASSIYVCGQYLGTALFTGALLWLATTFDWRHVFYSTGALGIVFGVLWLYLYRDPLNCKKVSKEELKYIEAGGGLVKSSQERTRFNWRQIAELFSYRQVWAICIGKFASTSALYFFLTWFPTYLIEERHLTTIKVGIFAVMPFVGATVGILLAGIVSDLLIRRGYSMSFARKLPLVVGSMLGMSIVLVNFTDSNVICIAVLTIAFFAQGIASSSWAAVSEVAPKELIGLTGGITSLAANIGGIVTPIVIGAIVHATGSFAWAFWFIGAVALIGTLSYSLLLGRLYRIELKTR, from the coding sequence ATGTCGAATTCGCACACCTCTCAGACCACCGCCCCGCCGTTGATTGTCACCGACAGGGACGCCGTGTCATCCCGGAGACTGCCAACACGGCGACGCTGGTTCATGCTCTCGCTGTTGCTGATTGCGACGATCATCAACTACATCGACCGGGTGAACATCTCGATTGCTGCCCCGTTCATGGCCAAGGACCTGGGCCTGGACAAGATCGAAATGGGGCTGATCTTCTCTGCCTTTGCCTGGACATACGCACTCGCTCTGGTGCCGGCCGGGTTTATCGCCGACCGCTTCGGCTCACGTTTTACCTACGGGGTTTCACTGATCAGTTGGTCGACCGTGACCGTATTTCAAGGCTTCGCGACGGGATTCGCTTCGCTGTTCGGCCTGCGCCTGGCCGTCGGGGCGATGGAAGCACCCGCGTTTCCGGCCAACAGCCGTGCCGTGACCGTGTGGTTTCCGGCCCGGGAACGGGGCATGGCCAGCAGCATCTACGTCTGCGGGCAATACCTGGGGACGGCGCTGTTTACCGGTGCGTTGCTGTGGCTGGCCACAACCTTTGACTGGCGCCATGTCTTCTACAGCACCGGCGCGCTCGGCATCGTCTTCGGTGTGCTGTGGCTGTATCTGTATCGCGATCCGTTGAACTGCAAGAAAGTCAGCAAGGAGGAGCTGAAATACATCGAGGCCGGTGGCGGACTGGTCAAGAGCAGTCAGGAGCGCACCCGTTTCAACTGGCGGCAGATCGCCGAGCTGTTCAGCTACCGTCAGGTCTGGGCCATTTGCATCGGCAAATTCGCCAGCACTTCGGCGCTGTACTTCTTCCTCACCTGGTTCCCCACCTACCTGATCGAAGAACGCCATCTGACCACGATCAAGGTCGGGATCTTTGCCGTGATGCCCTTCGTGGGCGCAACGGTCGGCATCCTGCTCGCCGGCATCGTGTCCGACCTGCTGATCCGTCGTGGCTATTCAATGTCCTTCGCTCGGAAACTGCCGCTGGTGGTCGGGTCGATGCTGGGCATGTCGATCGTGCTGGTGAATTTCACCGACTCGAACGTCATCTGCATCGCCGTGCTGACCATTGCCTTCTTCGCTCAGGGCATCGCGTCGTCCTCATGGGCGGCGGTGTCGGAGGTGGCCCCCAAGGAACTGATCGGGCTGACCGGCGGGATCACCAGCCTGGCCGCGAACATCGGCGGCATCGTCACTCCGATCGTGATCGGTGCCATCGTCCACGCCACCGGCTCGTTCGCCTG
- a CDS encoding organic hydroperoxide resistance protein produces the protein MIDIEKTLYSAHTCTTGGREGTGRSHDGRLDLKLSPPGAPGTGTNPEQLFAVCWSACFLGSLRHACNARKIGFPAQAMVDAQVDLAHGEQGFFLQAQLAVSLPDIDPQVAQQLIDAAHQNCPYSKATRNNIKVSITLA, from the coding sequence ATGATCGATATCGAAAAAACCCTCTACTCTGCGCACACCTGCACCACAGGAGGCCGCGAGGGCACAGGACGCAGTCACGATGGCCGACTGGATCTCAAGCTTTCACCACCGGGCGCGCCCGGCACCGGAACCAACCCCGAGCAATTGTTCGCCGTGTGCTGGTCAGCCTGTTTCCTCGGTTCGCTGCGCCATGCCTGCAACGCGCGCAAGATCGGCTTTCCTGCACAAGCCATGGTTGATGCGCAAGTCGATCTGGCTCATGGGGAGCAAGGGTTCTTCCTGCAGGCCCAACTGGCGGTGTCGCTGCCGGATATCGACCCGCAAGTGGCGCAACAACTGATCGACGCGGCGCACCAGAACTGCCCCTACTCCAAGGCCACGCGCAACAACATCAAGGTCAGCATCACCCTCGCCTGA
- a CDS encoding catalase gives MNKLTTAAGAPVVDNNNVQTAGPRGPMLLQDVWLLEKLAHFDREVIPERRMHAKGSGAFGTFTVTHDISRFTKARLFSSVGKTTDVFVRFSTVAGERGAADAERDIRGFAIKFYTEQGNWDLVGNNTPVFFLRDPLKFPDLNHAVKRDPRTNMRSARNNWDFWTLLPEALHQVTIVMSDRGLPRTYRHMHGFGSHTFSFISPANERFWVKFTWKTQQGIENLTDQQAATVIGDDRESAQRDLYNAIEEGHFPQWKLYVQVMPELDAETYPINPFDLTKVWPHADYPLIEVGVLELNRNSDNYFADVEQAAFNPANVVPGISFSPDKMLQARLFSYGDAQRYRVGVNHHQIPVNAPRCPVNSYHRDGQMRTDSNAGSTLGYEPNSYGEWAEQPDFSEPPLALKGSAGHWNHREDNDYFSQPGALFRAMSPAQQKVLFENTARSIHGASAQTRQRHIDNCTRADPVYGAGVAQAIEQLG, from the coding sequence ATGAACAAGCTGACGACTGCCGCGGGCGCGCCCGTGGTTGATAACAACAACGTACAGACCGCCGGCCCGAGGGGCCCGATGCTGTTGCAGGACGTATGGTTGCTGGAAAAACTGGCGCACTTCGATCGGGAAGTCATCCCCGAGCGGCGCATGCACGCCAAGGGTTCGGGCGCGTTCGGCACCTTCACCGTCACCCACGACATCAGCCGTTTCACCAAGGCCAGGCTGTTTTCCAGCGTGGGCAAGACCACCGATGTGTTCGTCCGCTTCTCGACCGTGGCCGGTGAGCGTGGCGCGGCGGATGCCGAGCGCGATATCCGTGGATTCGCCATCAAGTTCTATACCGAGCAAGGCAACTGGGACCTGGTGGGCAACAACACGCCGGTGTTCTTTCTGCGCGATCCGCTGAAATTTCCCGACCTCAACCATGCGGTCAAACGCGACCCGCGCACCAACATGCGCAGTGCCCGCAACAACTGGGATTTCTGGACGTTGCTGCCGGAAGCGCTGCATCAGGTCACGATCGTCATGAGCGACCGCGGACTGCCGCGCACCTACCGCCACATGCACGGTTTCGGCAGCCACACCTTCAGTTTCATCAGCCCGGCGAACGAGCGTTTCTGGGTGAAGTTCACCTGGAAGACTCAACAAGGCATCGAGAACCTGACCGATCAACAAGCCGCGACAGTGATCGGCGATGACCGCGAAAGTGCCCAGCGCGACCTGTACAACGCCATCGAGGAAGGGCACTTCCCGCAATGGAAGCTCTACGTGCAAGTGATGCCGGAACTGGACGCCGAGACCTACCCGATCAACCCGTTCGACCTGACCAAAGTCTGGCCCCACGCGGATTACCCGCTGATCGAAGTCGGCGTGCTGGAACTCAACCGCAACTCCGACAACTACTTCGCCGACGTCGAGCAGGCTGCCTTCAACCCGGCCAATGTGGTGCCCGGCATCAGCTTCTCACCGGACAAAATGCTCCAGGCGCGTTTGTTTTCCTATGGCGATGCCCAGCGCTATCGCGTCGGCGTCAATCATCATCAGATCCCGGTGAATGCCCCGCGCTGCCCGGTCAACAGCTATCACCGCGACGGCCAGATGCGCACCGACTCAAACGCGGGCAGCACCCTCGGTTACGAGCCCAACAGCTACGGCGAATGGGCCGAGCAACCGGACTTCAGCGAGCCGCCGCTGGCCCTCAAAGGCAGCGCCGGGCACTGGAATCACCGGGAGGACAACGATTACTTCTCGCAACCGGGTGCACTGTTCCGGGCCATGTCCCCCGCCCAGCAAAAGGTCTTGTTCGAGAACACCGCGCGCTCGATCCATGGCGCCAGTGCCCAGACCCGCCAGCGGCACATCGATAACTGCACCCGCGCCGATCCGGTCTACGGTGCAGGCGTTGCGCAGGCGATTGAGCAGTTGGGCTGA
- a CDS encoding oxidoreductase → MHHTKTLFITGVSSGFGHALAKEALAAGHRVIGTVRSEADLQAFQALSIDNAYGVLLDVTDFDRIDSVVATVEATHGPVDVLINNAGYGHEGIFEESPLEDMRRQFDVNVFGAVAVTKAFVPFFRKRRAGHILNITSMGGTITMPGIAYYCGSKFALEGISDTLSKELAPFNIFVTAVAPGSFRTDWAGRSMQRTPRSIGDYDASFDPVRKAREDKSGKQLGDPRKAAQAMLQIIACPAPPAHLLLGSDALSLVRDKLKRAASEIDQWEALTRSTDH, encoded by the coding sequence ATGCACCACACCAAAACCCTCTTCATCACCGGCGTCAGCAGCGGCTTCGGCCACGCGCTGGCCAAGGAAGCACTGGCCGCCGGACACCGCGTCATCGGCACCGTGCGCAGCGAAGCCGACCTGCAAGCCTTTCAGGCTCTATCTATCGATAATGCGTATGGCGTGCTGTTGGATGTCACGGACTTCGACCGCATCGATAGCGTCGTGGCAACCGTCGAAGCGACCCACGGCCCGGTCGATGTGCTGATCAACAACGCCGGCTACGGCCATGAAGGCATCTTCGAAGAATCGCCGCTGGAGGACATGCGCCGCCAGTTCGACGTGAATGTGTTCGGCGCGGTTGCCGTGACCAAGGCGTTTGTGCCGTTCTTTCGCAAGCGGCGGGCCGGCCATATTCTCAATATCACGTCGATGGGCGGCACGATCACGATGCCGGGCATTGCCTACTACTGCGGCAGCAAGTTTGCGCTCGAAGGCATCTCCGATACCCTGAGCAAGGAACTGGCGCCGTTCAATATCTTCGTGACCGCCGTCGCACCGGGTTCATTTCGAACCGACTGGGCCGGTCGCTCGATGCAGCGCACGCCCCGCAGCATTGGCGACTATGACGCCAGCTTCGATCCGGTGCGCAAGGCGCGCGAAGACAAGAGCGGCAAGCAACTCGGCGATCCGCGCAAAGCGGCGCAGGCGATGTTGCAGATCATCGCCTGCCCTGCTCCGCCAGCGCATCTGTTGCTGGGCAGCGATGCATTGAGCCTGGTGCGCGACAAGCTGAAACGCGCCGCCAGCGAGATCGACCAATGGGAAGCGCTGACCCGTTCCACCGACCATTGA
- a CDS encoding ABC transporter ATP-binding protein, translating into MLRLFEQRLDPFPPDEAPPPPVGLARFLWACTRGARGYILALALLSAGVSIYEAWLFSFLGQVVDLLSTWQAGGDVNGQESRVLWGIGIVLLTSVGLVALRTMVQHQVLAINLPLRLRWDFHRLMLRQSLSFFSDEFSGRVTTKVMQTALAVREVLFTVIEIAPGIGVYFIAIIALAGGFALKLMLPFIAWVALFGLAMLYFVPRLGQVGQEQAHARSSMTGRVSDAYTNITTVKLFSHSKREAHFARAAMEDFKQTGFRQMRLVSQFEIVNQALVVGLIMGAGGYALWLWHQGEVGTGAVAAITAMALRINGMSHWIMWQMTSLFENIGTVQDGMDTLTRGPKVQDAPDAGVLVPAGGAVEFDNVSFNYNGERQVLDGLSLSIRPGEKIGLVGRSGAGKSTLINLLLRFYDVDRGEIRIDGQNIAQVTQDSLRSAIGMVTQDTSLLHRSIRDNIAYGRPDATDEQIQRAATNAQADGFINQLSDRQGHTGYDTLVGERGIKLSGGQRQRIAIARVMLKNAPILLLDEATSALDSEVEVAIQESLDEMMQGKTVIAIAHRLSTIAAMDRLIVMDEGRIIEQGTHTELLAKNGTYARLWQHQSGGFLGEDQGVAEAMDQA; encoded by the coding sequence ATGCTTCGCCTGTTTGAACAACGGCTCGATCCCTTCCCGCCTGACGAAGCACCGCCACCGCCGGTCGGTCTGGCGCGGTTCCTGTGGGCCTGCACCCGCGGCGCTCGCGGTTATATCCTCGCGCTGGCGCTGCTCAGTGCCGGTGTGTCGATCTACGAAGCCTGGTTGTTTTCCTTTCTGGGTCAGGTCGTGGATCTGCTCTCGACGTGGCAGGCTGGCGGCGACGTAAACGGGCAAGAGAGCCGCGTGCTGTGGGGCATTGGCATCGTGTTGCTGACCAGCGTCGGGCTGGTGGCGCTGCGCACCATGGTTCAGCACCAGGTGTTGGCGATCAACCTGCCGTTGCGGCTGCGCTGGGATTTCCATCGGCTGATGCTGCGGCAGAGCCTTTCGTTCTTTTCCGACGAGTTTTCCGGGCGGGTCACCACCAAGGTCATGCAGACGGCACTGGCCGTGCGCGAGGTGCTGTTCACCGTTATCGAGATCGCACCGGGCATTGGCGTTTATTTCATTGCGATCATCGCGCTGGCCGGCGGTTTCGCCCTGAAACTCATGCTGCCGTTCATTGCCTGGGTCGCGCTGTTCGGGCTGGCGATGCTGTATTTCGTGCCACGCCTGGGCCAGGTCGGACAGGAACAGGCCCATGCGCGCTCATCGATGACGGGGCGGGTTTCGGACGCCTACACCAACATCACCACGGTGAAACTGTTCTCCCACTCCAAACGTGAAGCGCACTTTGCGCGGGCGGCGATGGAGGATTTCAAGCAGACCGGCTTCCGTCAGATGCGTCTGGTCAGCCAGTTCGAGATCGTCAATCAGGCGCTGGTCGTCGGGCTGATCATGGGCGCCGGCGGCTACGCCTTGTGGCTGTGGCATCAGGGCGAAGTCGGCACCGGCGCCGTGGCGGCGATCACGGCCATGGCGTTGCGCATCAACGGCATGTCGCACTGGATCATGTGGCAGATGACGTCGCTGTTCGAAAACATCGGCACCGTGCAGGACGGGATGGACACCCTGACCCGTGGCCCCAAGGTGCAGGACGCGCCGGACGCCGGCGTGCTGGTGCCTGCCGGCGGCGCCGTGGAATTCGACAACGTGAGCTTCAACTACAACGGCGAACGCCAGGTGCTCGACGGCTTGAGCCTGAGCATCCGGCCGGGGGAAAAAATCGGTCTGGTGGGCCGCTCCGGTGCCGGTAAATCCACGCTGATCAACCTGCTGCTGCGCTTCTATGATGTTGACCGTGGCGAGATTCGCATCGACGGGCAAAACATCGCGCAGGTGACGCAGGACAGCCTGCGCAGCGCGATCGGCATGGTCACTCAGGACACGTCCCTGCTGCACCGCTCCATTCGCGACAACATCGCCTACGGCCGACCGGACGCAACCGACGAACAGATCCAGCGTGCTGCGACCAACGCCCAGGCCGACGGCTTCATCAACCAGCTCAGCGACCGCCAGGGCCACACCGGCTACGACACGCTGGTAGGCGAGCGCGGCATCAAGCTTTCCGGTGGCCAGCGCCAACGCATCGCCATCGCCCGGGTGATGCTCAAGAACGCGCCGATCCTTCTACTGGACGAAGCAACAAGCGCCTTGGATTCCGAAGTCGAAGTCGCCATTCAGGAAAGCCTCGATGAAATGATGCAGGGCAAGACCGTGATTGCCATCGCGCATCGACTGTCGACGATTGCGGCGATGGATCGACTGATTGTCATGGATGAGGGGCGCATCATCGAGCAAGGTACCCACACCGAACTGCTGGCGAAAAACGGCACCTATGCGCGGCTGTGGCAGCATCAGAGTGGCGGGTTTCTGGGTGAGGATCAGGGCGTGGCCGAGGCGATGGATCAGGCGTGA
- a CDS encoding helix-turn-helix transcriptional regulator: protein MTSQCRVPTYVMQQRSEMMDFYIRDKKGRRAETSPHRHEYFQIQINLGGDTVQHIGSAVRPFPRNALAFILPHRVHVIPHPADSNFMVINFSQTFLLPHLQCDPMDLEEVSILLAPELSPFRFQEHLDFILGNEDFSEICGLIDQMRRLDENRQFGTREVLKGLLLQLVGKVCVLYAEPLKRLAEENAAQASRRDALSRMFEYLRKNIADPDLNLIKVAAATYLSPTYLTHWLRKEIGKTFTELVLERRMHAARNYLLNGTRSVGEVARLCGFADEAYFSRRFRQIHGQPPGQFRRRQLDPDTPQSPVDA from the coding sequence ATGACGTCACAATGCCGTGTACCCACCTACGTCATGCAGCAACGCAGCGAGATGATGGACTTCTATATTCGTGACAAGAAGGGTCGCCGCGCCGAGACCAGCCCGCATCGACACGAATACTTCCAGATCCAGATCAACCTCGGCGGTGACACGGTGCAGCACATCGGCAGTGCGGTTCGTCCATTCCCGCGCAATGCGCTGGCGTTCATCCTGCCCCATCGTGTGCACGTGATTCCGCATCCGGCGGACAGCAATTTCATGGTGATCAACTTTTCCCAGACCTTTCTGCTGCCGCATTTGCAGTGCGACCCGATGGATCTGGAGGAGGTATCGATTCTCCTGGCCCCCGAGTTGTCGCCTTTCCGCTTTCAGGAGCATCTGGATTTCATTCTGGGGAATGAGGATTTCAGCGAAATCTGTGGCTTGATCGACCAGATGCGCAGGCTGGACGAGAATCGTCAGTTCGGTACACGCGAAGTGCTCAAGGGATTGCTCCTGCAACTGGTGGGCAAGGTGTGCGTCCTGTATGCCGAACCACTCAAACGCCTGGCGGAAGAAAATGCTGCGCAAGCCAGCCGGCGGGATGCGTTGAGCAGGATGTTCGAGTATCTGCGCAAGAACATTGCCGACCCCGATCTCAATCTGATCAAGGTCGCGGCGGCTACCTATCTGTCACCGACCTATCTCACGCACTGGCTGCGCAAGGAAATCGGCAAGACCTTCACCGAGCTGGTGCTGGAGCGAAGAATGCATGCGGCGCGCAATTACCTGCTCAACGGGACGCGATCAGTGGGCGAGGTCGCGAGGTTATGTGGTTTCGCCGATGAAGCTTATTTTTCTCGACGCTTTCGCCAGATCCATGGCCAGCCACCTGGACAGTTCCGCCGTCGACAACTGGACCCCGACACTCCGCAATCACCTGTAGATGCCTGA